The segment AAAGAATAAAGAGTGTATAATTTTTGGTGTGACAATCGTCGGGTCGTCCTTCTGCCTGCACCTGTGACCCCGtggcctcccctcccctcctcccTCGCCCGTGTGAACGCTCCCTTCGGCAAACTCTGCCCATCCATCGTGAATCGAGCCGGCGCTGCTCTGCCCTAGGCCCCGACCCGTTCTCGCACGCGGCCGCCAGTGCTCCATCCCCAAAGCGCTTCGCTCGCCGGTGCTCATGGTCACGCATCAGACTCCGCCTGTCCGTCTACTCCGCCATGACTGGCGCAAGGCCCCTCCCATGTAGCACCCACCCCAGATCGTGCTCGCGCTCACACTTGCTCGCTCGCAGATCGGCCGGCCACCATTGTGCGACGACGAATCGGTGTGACAGCAACCGGCGAGCGTGCGACCATCACTCTGGAAAGGTCGGATCGGAGGCGCCGGACGCAGACATGGATCCTCATCTATCTCGAAAGGACACGGTTTGCAGACTGCGAGGCCCAGAGCAGCAAGTCGTCGGGGGGGGGCCTCCGTTGCGCGGTacgcctagctgcggtgggctGCCCTACTTGCCTTCCACGTGAGGACTGGGGCCATCTGGCCCGGCGGCCGCCGCACTAGCCGCTCCCGGCAGTGGCCCAGGTTGTGCCGCATCGCCCACACGCTAGCGCCCGAGTCAACGTTTCCATGTTGAACACGGCctcgcagcctcctcgacgctGTAGCCACCATCCTGTGGCCTGCCCTCCGGGCCTAGCTTCTCCCTTGGATACCTCCTCCCTGAACATTCCGGCCACCACCTTCTCGTCGCTCTCGATGCTGCTGCAGCCCGCCTCTTCATTCACGTACTGGTAGGCAAGCTCATGTCCTTCATCAATGGTCATCATTGTGAGCCAGTATATTGGGTCTGACCTTATTTTTTTCTGATTAGAGAGTGAACAGATAATTCATGTTTCTTGATTCTTTCGTCTCTTCGTGTAATGTTATTGCAGAATCTACTGATGTTGTAAATACTGCAGTTAATTGTAATAGTTTGTTTCCATTGTGTTTGATAGTGCTTTGGCAGGCGTTCTGTACCTACTCACTTTGTTGGTGCTGCTTTGCTTAGAGGAGAGTGGCGACATGTTGTTAGCTTGATTCTTGGTACAGGGGTAGGTGAACTTTTTTCCCCTGTTAAATAACTAAATAATTTATGTTAAATGTGTGAATATTTGAAACTTAAACTTCTA is part of the Sorghum bicolor cultivar BTx623 chromosome 10, Sorghum_bicolor_NCBIv3, whole genome shotgun sequence genome and harbors:
- the LOC110430734 gene encoding uncharacterized protein LOC110430734 isoform X6: MLNTASQPPRRCSHHPVACPPGLASPLDTSSLNIPATTFSSLSMLLQPASSFTYWRSVPTHFVGAALLRGEWRHVVSLILGTGFHDMQVFYKWHGHVDAALRGMPGMLQWRELFGPTDSENQASFSFLHKK
- the LOC110430734 gene encoding uncharacterized protein LOC110430734 isoform X5, whose amino-acid sequence is MLNTASQPPRRCSHHPVACPPGLASPLDTSSLNIPATTFSSLSMLLQPASSFTYWRSVPTHFVGAALLRGEWRHVVSLILGTGFHDMQVFYKWHGHVDAALRGMPGMLQWRELFGPTDSENQASFSFLHKKSL
- the LOC110430734 gene encoding uncharacterized protein LOC110430734 isoform X4, whose product is MLNTASQPPRRCSHHPVACPPGLASPLDTSSLNIPATTFSSLSMLLQPASSFTYWRSVPTHFVGAALLRGEWRHVVSLILGTGFHDMQVFYKWHGHVDAALRGMPGMLQWRELFGPTDSENQASFSFLHKKDRSNPWLCWSTQLNTWPMSVHLTSMAAAR